In Macadamia integrifolia cultivar HAES 741 chromosome 13, SCU_Mint_v3, whole genome shotgun sequence, one DNA window encodes the following:
- the LOC122059606 gene encoding uncharacterized protein LOC122059606 codes for MSTDVHSFVEWKEQFVSQERGNRIVHYFLKDTAGNSVLAVVGTERSLRHMVYVVAEDFLQYNGSEKSISAGFKWRSRREVVDWLTSLLSKHQTPHDYSKLPTNDSSQAIGSSEYPITGVDAPRNHLLDHPGRISRKLKGHSTDISWSGASWTCGKQLKHYPSFYRNGTTIAIRSFVLVMAREENHYLAYLEDMYEDKKGQKKVKVRWFHHNEELKGAVPLPDPHSREVFFTPNSQVISAECVDGPTIILTPEHFEKCLAALPETSSLKLHLCFRQFRNNRIKPFDLTKLRGYFDQTILSCFDLIPLAKHKLTCNSLTGEEEEEFSQGGNVRQGAKRTRSCRGRQRFVSNRSVATISGPGNQIAPYQPARQNLKFRLSGGMPQIVRYPGPQAFKVHEKIELLCQDSGIRGCWFRCTVLRASQKQLKVQYDDLQDEDECGNLEEWIPAFKLAAADKLNMRCSGRLTIRPCPPGYPTDIPFEIGSPVDAWWSDGWWEGVVTGVNCGDDSLQVYFPGEDVFSTVQRKNLRSSRDWVANQWVDIEAKPDILSIISAAVSPGTKLSACSTMAKGTESGGSAMSDREGPSASRLETVEEGNQEIAVSARSDGMLENVKCENSRKRPWVEDEVKKGDEYGHDGDNDGNDHVSGDRVDMGKEFDCAGQKCEAIELMEIAA; via the exons ATGTCCACAGATGTTCATAGTTTCGTCGAATGGAAAGAGCAGTTTGTTTCACAGGAGCGAGGAAATCGTATAGTTCACTATTTCTTGAAGGATACTGCCGGGAATTCAGTCCTTGCCGTCGTGGGTACTGAGAGGAGTCTTAGGCACATGGTCTATGTTGTTGCGGAGGACTTCTTGCAGTATAATGGATCCGAGAAATCCATCAGTGCGGGCTTCAAATGGAGATCAAGGAGAGAGGTTGTCGACTGGCTCACGTCGTTGCTCTCGAAGCATCAAACTCCGCATGATTATTCAA AATTGCCAACAAATGATTCATCACAAGCTATTGGATCTTCTGAATACCCTATCACTGGAGTTGATGCACCGAGGAACCATCTTCTGGATCACCcg GGCCGGATTTCAAGGAAGTTAAAGGGCCACAGCACAGATATTTCGTGGTCAGGTGCTTCCTGGACATGTGGTAAACAGCTCAAGCATTATCCATCATTTTACAGGAATGGAACCACCATAGCT ATTCGTTCTTTTGTTCTCGTCATGgctagagaagaaaatcactaTCTCGCATACTTGGAAGATATGTATGAAGACAAGAAGGGACAGAAGAAGGTAAAAGTACGATGGTTTCACCATAATGAGGAACTTAAGGGCGCGGTTCCTCTGCCAGATCCACATTCTAGAGAAGTTTTCTTCACACCTAATTCCCAGGTCATCAGTGCAGAATGTGTGGATGGTCCTACAATAATTCTAACTCCTGAGCACTTTGAGAAATGCTTGGCTGCTCTTCCCGAAACTTCCTCGCTGAAACTCCATCTTTGTTTTAGGCAGTTTAGAAACAACAGAATTAAGCCCTTTGATCTAACTAAATTGCGCGGCTATTTTGACCAAACCATCCTCTCATGTTTCGATCTTATACCCCTTGCCAAGCATAAACTAACATGTAATAGCCTGACtggagaagaggaggaagaatttAGCCAAGGAGGCAATGTGAGGCAGGGAGCCAAGAGAACTAGGAGTTGCAGGGGACGTCAGAGGTTTGTATCGAATCGTTCTGTTGCCACAATTTCTGGTCCAGGGAACCAGATAGCACCATACCAACCAGCACGCCAGAACTTGAAATTTAGATTGTCAGGTGGGATGCCGCAGATTGTTAGATATCCTGGTCCCCAAGCCTTTAAAGTTCATGAAAAGATAGAGCTGCTTTGTCAAGATAGTGGAATCCGAGGCTGCTGGTTTAGATGTACTGTCTTGCGGGCATCTCAGAAGCAGCTGAAGGTTCAGTATGATGATTTGCAGGATGAAGATGAATGTGGAAATCTTGAG GAATGGATCCCTGCTTTCAAACTTGCAGCAGCTGATAAACTGAACATGCGATGCTCTGGTCGCCTCACAATTCGGCCGTGCCCTCCTGGGTATCCAACAGACATTCCTTTTGAGATAGGATCTCCAGTGGATGCATGGTGGAGTGATGGCTGGTGGGAAGGGGTGGTAACTGGAGTTAACTGCGGAGATGATAGCCTTCAGGTTTACTTCCCTG GTGAAGATGTGTTCTCCACTGTCCAGAGAAAGAATTTGAGGAGTTCTAGGGATTGGGTGGCGAACCAATGGGTTGATATTGAGGCAAAGCCCGATATACTATCTATCATATCTGCAGCTGTCAGCCCTGGCACAAAGCTCTCTGCATGCTCCACTATGGCAAAGGGGACCGAGTCTGGTGGCTCTGCAATGTCGGATCGTGAAGGCCCCTCTGCTTCCAGGCTTGAGACAGTTGAAGAGGGTAATCAAGAAATAGCTGTTTCAGCCAGATCTGATGGCATGCTGGAGAATGTTAAGTGCGAGAACTCAAGGAAACGGCCATGGGTTGAAGATGAAGTTAAGAAAGGCGATGAGTATGGGCATGATGGTGATAATGATGGTAATGATCATGTCAGTGGGGACAGGGTGGATATGGGAAAAGAATTTGACTGTGCTGGCCAGAAATGTGAAGCAATAGAACTCATGGAAATTGCTGCCTAA